Proteins encoded by one window of Streptomyces sp. NBC_01477:
- a CDS encoding ABC transporter ATP-binding protein, with protein MIDIDSVTKRYPDGTTAVDDLSLEIPDGSITVLVGPSGCGKTTTLRMINRMVEPTSGRILLDGSDIREQPVNALRRSMGYVIQNAGLFQHRTIVDNIATVPRMLGWDRRKARERATELMERVGLDTTLAKRYPYQLSGGQQQRVGVARALAADPPVLLMDEPFSAVDPIVRKSLQGELLRIQQELGKTIVFVTHDIDEAIRIGDMIAVMRTGGRLAQFAPPDELLSSPANTFVEDFLGTDRGIRRLSFFTSDGLRLTMDPVVPVDANAGHVARGAAAGTPYLLLTDTGGKPLGWVTPQDAAGGADRVTAGRLLPYGRPFVAGHESLRDALDCAVLSPTGWAVAVDGEGKVAGVVSQEAIGAAIRSAHAEQRDGGGADRGPVTRAGAAT; from the coding sequence TTGATAGACATAGATTCCGTTACGAAGCGATACCCCGACGGCACGACAGCGGTCGACGACCTGTCGCTGGAGATCCCTGACGGCTCGATCACCGTACTGGTGGGGCCGTCGGGATGCGGGAAGACCACCACCTTGCGCATGATCAACCGGATGGTCGAGCCGACGTCCGGCCGCATCCTGCTGGACGGCTCGGACATCAGGGAGCAGCCGGTCAACGCGCTGCGCCGGTCGATGGGCTACGTCATCCAGAACGCCGGCCTCTTCCAGCACCGCACCATCGTGGACAACATCGCCACCGTGCCGCGCATGCTCGGCTGGGACCGCCGCAAGGCCAGGGAGCGGGCCACCGAGCTGATGGAGCGGGTCGGTCTCGACACGACGCTCGCCAAGCGCTATCCGTACCAGCTCTCCGGCGGGCAGCAGCAGCGCGTCGGGGTGGCCAGGGCGCTCGCCGCCGATCCGCCGGTGCTGCTGATGGACGAGCCGTTCTCGGCGGTCGACCCGATCGTCCGCAAGAGCCTGCAGGGCGAACTGCTGCGCATCCAGCAGGAGCTGGGCAAGACGATCGTCTTCGTCACCCACGACATCGACGAGGCGATCAGAATCGGCGACATGATCGCGGTGATGCGGACCGGCGGCCGGCTGGCCCAGTTCGCACCGCCCGACGAGCTGCTCAGCTCCCCCGCCAACACCTTCGTCGAGGACTTCCTCGGCACCGACCGGGGCATCAGGCGGCTGTCGTTCTTCACCTCCGACGGTCTCCGGCTCACCATGGACCCGGTCGTGCCCGTGGACGCGAACGCGGGTCACGTGGCGCGCGGCGCCGCGGCCGGAACACCGTATCTGCTGCTCACCGACACCGGCGGCAAGCCGCTCGGCTGGGTGACGCCGCAGGACGCGGCGGGCGGCGCGGACCGCGTCACGGCGGGCCGGCTGCTGCCGTACGGGCGGCCGTTCGTGGCCGGGCACGAGTCGCTGCGGGACGCGCTGGACTGCGCGGTGCTCTCCCCCACCGGATGGGCGGTCGCCGTGGACGGCGAGGGGAAGGTGGCCGGGGTCGTCTCGCAGGAGGCGATCGGCGCCGCCATCCGCAGCGCGCACGCCGAGCAGCGGGACGGCGGCGGCGCCGACCGGGGTCCGGTCACCAGGGCCGGGGCGGCCACATGA
- a CDS encoding ABC transporter permease — protein MSGAGFFDIPSDLQHSYLGLVGVHLQEALIPVAIGLAVALPLGQLCVRFSWLYPPVLWVTTVLYAIPSLAFFVFLIDYTGATRTTVMIPLTVYSLVVLVPAIVDGVRSVPQETLSAATAMGIGPVQRYLKVQLPIAVPAIVAGLRVAVASGISLVSVGALIGNQGALGNLLQDASLYHRTNLAVNSVVTTAALAVLLDIALVLLRVALTPWMPRGGRAARKAARTAAVEPTARPVLEDAA, from the coding sequence ATGAGCGGCGCGGGCTTCTTCGACATCCCCAGCGACCTCCAGCACTCCTATCTCGGCCTGGTCGGCGTACACCTCCAGGAGGCGCTGATACCGGTGGCGATCGGCCTGGCGGTGGCACTGCCGCTGGGCCAGCTGTGCGTCCGCTTCTCCTGGCTGTACCCGCCGGTGCTGTGGGTCACGACCGTGCTGTACGCGATCCCGTCGCTGGCCTTCTTCGTGTTCCTCATCGACTACACCGGGGCGACCAGGACCACCGTGATGATCCCGCTGACCGTCTACAGCCTGGTGGTGCTGGTGCCGGCCATCGTCGACGGCGTCAGATCGGTGCCGCAGGAGACCCTGTCGGCGGCGACCGCCATGGGCATCGGCCCGGTGCAGCGCTATCTGAAGGTCCAACTGCCCATCGCGGTACCGGCGATCGTCGCCGGGCTGCGGGTCGCCGTCGCGTCCGGCATCAGCCTGGTCAGCGTCGGCGCGCTGATCGGCAACCAGGGCGCGCTGGGCAATCTGCTGCAGGACGCCAGCCTCTACCACCGCACGAACCTCGCGGTGAATTCCGTGGTCACCACCGCGGCGCTGGCCGTCCTGCTGGACATCGCGCTGGTGCTGCTGCGTGTCGCGCTCACCCCGTGGATGCCGCGCGGCGGCCGGGCGGCCCGCAAGGCGGCCAGGACCGCGGCGGTCGAGCCCACGGCCCGGCCCGTGCTGGAGGACGCCGCATGA
- a CDS encoding ABC transporter permease has product MSILQFISDFFRDSAHWHGYDGIPRRVLEHLQYSFMALGIAAAVALPVGLVTGHTGRGGNALALIATAGRALPSYGLLVLMFFWMGFGLTPVMIPLVALAIPPILVTTYEAMRTVDPSPVDAARGMGMGPVAVLFQVELPVALPLILSGLRSAAIQVVSTAAIAATVALGGLGRYIIDGLYQRNYETVVGGATLIAGLALSMIAVFWLIGRLVVSPGVRGGR; this is encoded by the coding sequence ATGAGCATCCTCCAATTCATCAGCGACTTCTTCCGGGACAGCGCGCACTGGCACGGCTACGACGGCATCCCGCGCCGGGTGCTCGAACATCTGCAGTATTCGTTCATGGCGCTCGGCATCGCGGCGGCCGTCGCGCTGCCGGTGGGCCTGGTCACCGGCCACACCGGCCGCGGCGGCAACGCGCTGGCGCTGATCGCCACCGCGGGCCGGGCGCTGCCGAGTTACGGGCTGCTGGTGCTGATGTTCTTCTGGATGGGCTTCGGCCTCACCCCGGTGATGATCCCGCTGGTCGCGCTCGCGATACCGCCGATCCTGGTGACCACCTACGAGGCGATGCGCACCGTCGACCCCTCGCCGGTCGACGCGGCCCGCGGTATGGGCATGGGTCCTGTCGCGGTGCTCTTCCAGGTCGAACTGCCCGTCGCGCTGCCGCTGATCCTCAGCGGGCTGCGGTCCGCGGCGATCCAGGTGGTCTCGACCGCCGCCATCGCGGCGACCGTCGCGCTCGGCGGCCTCGGACGCTACATCATCGACGGGCTCTACCAGCGCAACTACGAGACCGTGGTGGGCGGCGCGACCCTGATCGCGGGTCTGGCGCTGTCCATGATCGCGGTGTTCTGGCTGATCGGCCGACTGGTCGTCTCCCCCGGAGTGCGGGGCGGCCGCTGA
- a CDS encoding ABC transporter substrate-binding protein: MISQTKSTTTGPRHLKGAAVVIAAATAAALLAGCSSSSDSSSSSGGKPKDPLAAPPAKADTVVVGSNNFPESIVLMDVYGEALKSKGIKVSYKPDIGTREITYGLVKNGSLTVLPEFNGSLLAYLDKTAAPTTVEAATTAIEAKLDPKLTMLDPATAEDKDSVTINAATAAKYHLTSRSTIADLAKVGSEIVFGGSPEFQNRQQGLIGLKSQYGLVPKSYKPLDAGGPLTVAALKSNNVQAADVFSTDASVAREKFVVLQDPKKLFGFANVQPLVSKTGLSAAGVAALNAVSAKLDTTALLALDDQVQNQKKDPLAVAQAWLKSVGLG, encoded by the coding sequence GTGATTTCACAGACGAAGAGCACCACAACCGGCCCTCGACACCTCAAGGGGGCGGCGGTCGTGATCGCCGCCGCCACGGCCGCGGCGCTGCTCGCGGGCTGCTCGTCGTCCTCCGACTCCTCGTCCTCGTCCGGCGGAAAGCCCAAGGACCCGCTGGCCGCCCCGCCGGCCAAGGCTGACACCGTGGTCGTCGGGTCGAACAACTTCCCCGAGAGCATCGTGCTCATGGATGTCTACGGGGAGGCCCTCAAGTCCAAGGGGATCAAGGTCAGTTACAAGCCGGACATCGGCACCCGGGAGATCACCTACGGGCTGGTCAAGAACGGCTCCCTGACGGTGCTGCCGGAATTCAACGGCTCGCTGCTGGCGTATCTGGACAAGACCGCGGCGCCCACCACGGTGGAGGCCGCCACCACCGCGATCGAGGCGAAGCTCGACCCGAAGCTGACCATGCTCGACCCGGCGACGGCCGAGGACAAGGATTCCGTCACGATCAACGCGGCGACCGCCGCGAAATACCATCTGACGTCCCGGTCGACCATCGCCGACCTGGCGAAGGTCGGCTCCGAGATCGTCTTCGGCGGCTCGCCGGAATTCCAGAACCGGCAGCAGGGCCTGATCGGTCTGAAGTCGCAGTACGGCCTGGTGCCCAAGTCGTACAAGCCGCTCGACGCGGGCGGTCCGCTGACGGTGGCCGCACTGAAGAGCAACAACGTCCAGGCGGCGGACGTGTTCAGCACCGACGCGTCGGTGGCACGGGAGAAGTTCGTAGTCCTCCAGGACCCGAAGAAGCTGTTCGGCTTCGCGAACGTCCAGCCCCTGGTGTCCAAGACCGGCCTGTCGGCCGCGGGTGTGGCCGCGCTCAACGCGGTGTCGGCCAAGCTCGACACCACGGCGCTGCTCGCCCTGGACGACCAGGTGCAGAACCAGAAGAAGGACCCGCTCGCCGTCGCCCAGGCCTGGCTGAAGTCGGTCGGCCTCGGCTGA
- a CDS encoding HemK2/MTQ2 family protein methyltransferase — translation MAVPALTRPRRMLTVPGVYVPQHDTHLLMRSVGRESLGPGTHVLELGTGSGALAVQAARLGARVTAVDISRRAVLCARVNAALYRSRVTVRRCDLSAFVAGDYDMVVSNPPYVPTPAALPPLRGKARAWDGGTDGRAVVDRVCATAGLVLRPGGTFLMVHSAMCGSDASIAVLARAGLDAEIIDRELVPLGPVLRSRLPWLRGEGLMADGQDKEELVVIRARRS, via the coding sequence ATGGCCGTACCAGCCCTGACCAGGCCGCGGAGGATGCTGACCGTACCCGGCGTCTACGTTCCCCAGCACGACACGCACCTGCTCATGCGGTCGGTCGGCCGGGAGAGCCTCGGCCCCGGAACTCATGTGCTGGAGCTCGGGACCGGCAGCGGGGCGCTGGCGGTGCAGGCCGCCCGGCTGGGCGCCCGGGTCACGGCGGTGGACATCTCACGCAGGGCGGTGCTGTGCGCCCGGGTGAACGCCGCGCTCTACCGCAGCCGTGTCACGGTCCGCCGCTGCGATCTGTCCGCTTTCGTCGCGGGAGACTACGACATGGTGGTCAGCAACCCGCCTTACGTGCCGACGCCCGCCGCCCTGCCGCCGCTGCGCGGCAAGGCCCGCGCGTGGGACGGCGGAACAGACGGCCGGGCCGTCGTGGACCGGGTCTGCGCGACCGCGGGGCTTGTGCTGCGCCCCGGCGGAACCTTCCTGATGGTCCATTCGGCGATGTGCGGCTCCGACGCCTCGATAGCCGTCCTCGCGCGGGCGGGCCTCGACGCGGAGATCATCGACCGGGAACTCGTCCCCCTGGGCCCGGTGCTGCGCTCCCGCCTGCCGTGGCTGCGCGGGGAAGGGCTGATGGCCGACGGTCAGGACAAAGAGGAACTGGTGGTCATCCGTGCGCGACGAAGCTGA
- a CDS encoding CDGSH iron-sulfur domain-containing protein translates to MRDEAEPRRIRVERQGPLLVEGPVTVTGDDGVSATSTRFVVAVCTCRRSRTYPWCDTSHRAHTVRPSAIPTDAATAQDPGDAS, encoded by the coding sequence GTGCGCGACGAAGCTGAACCCCGCCGCATCCGCGTCGAACGCCAGGGTCCGCTCCTGGTGGAAGGGCCCGTGACCGTCACCGGCGACGACGGTGTGTCCGCCACCTCCACGCGGTTCGTGGTGGCCGTGTGCACCTGCCGCCGCAGCCGGACCTACCCGTGGTGCGACACCAGCCACCGCGCACACACCGTTCGGCCTTCCGCGATCCCGACGGACGCGGCCACCGCCCAGGACCCGGGTGACGCGTCATGA
- a CDS encoding iron-containing redox enzyme family protein: MSTAAYLESRDTSPALPAARGPLSGAVLSALRNSRAPVVPPRAAAEADPYGGDLQLALYMLYELHYQGFADVGDDREWDPDLLRLRGALEARFLDALRADVPQEAGAHDALAGILVEPAADDGTGVSHYLASEGLLWQVREYAALRSLYHLKEADPHAWVIPRLHGRAKAAMVAVEFDEFGAGRAENIHARLFADLMDDLGLDHAYGRYLDAAPAQALCTVNVMSLFGLHRALRGALVGHFAAVEVTSSPGSRRLAKAMRRTGAGPAAERFYAEHVEADAVHEQVVRHEVIEPLLAAEPALDADVAFGIQATGLLEDALGALLLSAWRDARSALRVPLEPAVPRPAGP; the protein is encoded by the coding sequence ATGAGCACGGCGGCCTACCTCGAATCGCGTGATACCAGCCCCGCGCTGCCGGCTGCCCGGGGGCCTCTTTCGGGCGCCGTGCTGTCGGCCCTGCGGAACAGCCGCGCACCCGTCGTGCCGCCGCGGGCCGCGGCAGAAGCCGATCCCTATGGCGGCGACCTCCAACTGGCGCTCTACATGCTGTACGAACTGCACTACCAAGGCTTCGCGGACGTCGGCGACGACCGCGAGTGGGACCCCGACCTGTTGCGGCTGCGTGGAGCGCTGGAAGCCCGCTTCCTGGACGCGCTGCGAGCCGACGTGCCGCAGGAAGCCGGCGCGCACGACGCGCTGGCCGGCATCCTGGTCGAGCCGGCCGCCGACGACGGCACCGGCGTGAGCCACTACCTGGCGAGCGAGGGTCTGCTCTGGCAGGTCCGCGAATACGCGGCGCTGCGCTCGCTGTACCACCTCAAGGAGGCCGATCCGCATGCCTGGGTCATCCCCCGGCTGCACGGCCGGGCCAAGGCCGCGATGGTGGCGGTGGAGTTCGACGAGTTCGGCGCCGGACGCGCCGAGAACATCCACGCCCGCCTCTTCGCGGACCTGATGGACGACCTCGGCCTCGACCACGCGTACGGCCGCTATCTCGACGCCGCACCGGCGCAGGCGCTGTGCACGGTCAATGTGATGTCCCTGTTCGGGCTGCACCGCGCTCTGCGCGGCGCTCTCGTCGGACATTTCGCCGCGGTGGAGGTCACCTCCTCACCCGGTTCCCGGCGGCTCGCCAAAGCGATGCGCCGGACCGGCGCCGGACCGGCCGCCGAACGTTTCTACGCCGAGCACGTGGAGGCCGACGCCGTCCATGAGCAGGTCGTCCGGCATGAGGTCATCGAACCGCTGCTGGCGGCCGAACCCGCGCTGGACGCCGATGTGGCCTTCGGCATCCAGGCCACCGGCCTGCTCGAAGACGCGCTGGGCGCGCTCCTGCTGAGTGCCTGGCGGGACGCCCGCTCGGCCCTGCGGGTCCCGCTGGAGCCAGCCGTACCGCGTCCCGCCGGTCCGTGA
- the tkt gene encoding transketolase: MANEQFGSTARRDKSLALPVAERAGWDEADVRAVDTVRLLAADAVQKVGNGHPGTAMSLAPLAYLLFQNVMRHDPADDRWLGRDRFVLSCGHSSLTLYIQLYLAGFGLELSDLEAYRTWDSATPGHPEHRHTRGVEITTGPLGQGLASAVGMAMAARRERGLLDPDAEPGTSPFDHHVYVIASDGDMMEGVTSEAASLAGHQELGGLTVFYDSNHISIEDDTDVSFSEDVPARFAAYGWHVQTVDWTRTGTYVEDVDALLEATRAAREETGRPSLIMLRTLIGWPAPTKRNTGKAHGSALGEDEVAATKKLLGFDPAAHFTVEDEVLARTRRAVDRGRQAHAAWDETFAAWQKANPERAALLDRLQNQKLPDGWADALPVFPADDKGMATRAASGKVLTALAPVLPELWGGSADLAGSNNTTMDGEPSFVPADRQTKDWKGGPYGRTLHFGIREHAMGAILNGIALQSLTRPYGGTFLTFSDYMRPAVRLAALMQLPATYIWTHDSIGLGEDGPTHQPVEHLAALRAIPGLDVVRPADANETTACWQTILEHGDRPAGLILSRQNLPVLDRANGAYAPARGAARGGYVLADTADGTEPAVILVATGSEVQIALDARALLTAEDLAVRVVSMPCREWFAAQPRDYQDEVLPPAVRARVSVEAAVGQGWRDVVGDAGRIVSLEHYGASADYQRLYTEFGITPEAVAEAARDSIHDTRQALRPGGHQQTSAPVGGGTGDRP, encoded by the coding sequence ATGGCGAATGAGCAGTTCGGCAGCACGGCGCGGCGCGACAAGTCCCTGGCGCTCCCGGTGGCGGAGCGGGCCGGTTGGGACGAGGCCGATGTACGGGCGGTGGACACGGTGCGGCTGCTGGCGGCCGACGCGGTGCAGAAGGTCGGCAACGGTCACCCGGGCACGGCGATGAGCCTGGCCCCGCTGGCGTACCTGCTGTTCCAGAACGTCATGCGGCACGACCCGGCCGATGACCGGTGGCTGGGACGGGACCGGTTCGTGCTGTCCTGCGGTCATTCCAGCCTGACCCTCTACATCCAGCTCTACCTGGCCGGCTTCGGCCTGGAGCTGTCGGACCTGGAGGCGTACCGGACCTGGGACTCGGCCACGCCCGGGCACCCGGAGCACCGGCACACCCGCGGGGTGGAGATCACCACCGGGCCGCTGGGACAGGGCCTGGCCAGCGCGGTGGGGATGGCGATGGCGGCACGGCGCGAACGCGGGCTGCTGGACCCCGACGCGGAGCCGGGCACCAGCCCCTTCGACCACCACGTCTACGTGATCGCCTCCGACGGCGACATGATGGAGGGCGTCACCAGTGAGGCCGCCTCCCTGGCCGGCCACCAGGAACTCGGCGGCCTGACCGTCTTCTACGACTCCAACCACATCTCGATCGAGGACGACACCGACGTCTCCTTCAGCGAGGACGTCCCCGCCCGCTTCGCCGCCTACGGCTGGCACGTGCAGACCGTCGACTGGACGCGCACCGGGACGTACGTCGAGGACGTCGACGCGCTCCTGGAGGCCACCCGGGCGGCCCGCGAGGAGACCGGCCGCCCTTCGCTGATCATGCTGCGGACCTTGATCGGCTGGCCGGCCCCCACCAAGCGGAACACCGGCAAGGCGCACGGCTCCGCGCTGGGCGAGGACGAGGTCGCCGCCACGAAGAAGCTGCTGGGCTTCGACCCCGCGGCGCACTTCACCGTCGAGGACGAGGTGCTCGCCCGCACCCGGCGGGCCGTCGACCGCGGCCGGCAGGCGCACGCCGCGTGGGACGAGACGTTCGCGGCCTGGCAGAAGGCCAACCCCGAGCGCGCCGCGTTGCTGGACCGGCTGCAGAACCAGAAGCTGCCCGACGGCTGGGCCGACGCCCTGCCCGTCTTCCCCGCCGACGACAAGGGCATGGCCACCCGCGCCGCCTCCGGCAAGGTCCTCACCGCACTGGCGCCGGTCCTCCCGGAGCTGTGGGGCGGCTCGGCCGACCTGGCCGGGAGCAACAACACCACCATGGACGGCGAGCCCTCCTTCGTTCCCGCCGACCGCCAGACCAAGGACTGGAAGGGCGGCCCCTACGGGCGGACCCTGCACTTCGGCATCCGCGAGCACGCCATGGGCGCGATCCTCAACGGCATCGCCCTGCAGAGCCTGACCCGCCCCTACGGCGGCACCTTCCTGACCTTCTCCGACTACATGCGCCCCGCCGTACGCCTGGCCGCCCTGATGCAGCTGCCCGCCACCTACATCTGGACCCACGACTCCATCGGCCTGGGCGAGGACGGCCCCACCCACCAACCCGTCGAACATCTCGCTGCCCTGCGCGCCATCCCCGGCCTCGACGTGGTCCGCCCGGCCGACGCCAACGAGACCACCGCCTGCTGGCAGACCATCCTCGAACACGGCGACCGGCCCGCCGGCCTGATCCTGTCCCGGCAGAACCTGCCGGTCCTGGACCGGGCCAACGGCGCATACGCCCCCGCCCGGGGAGCGGCCCGCGGCGGATACGTCCTCGCGGACACAGCCGACGGCACGGAGCCCGCGGTGATCCTTGTCGCGACCGGCTCCGAAGTCCAGATCGCCCTGGACGCCCGCGCATTGCTGACAGCCGAGGACCTGGCGGTACGGGTGGTCTCGATGCCGTGCCGGGAATGGTTCGCCGCCCAGCCCCGCGACTACCAGGACGAGGTCCTGCCGCCGGCGGTACGCGCCCGGGTCAGTGTCGAAGCCGCGGTCGGGCAGGGCTGGCGCGACGTGGTCGGCGACGCCGGACGCATCGTCAGCCTGGAACACTACGGCGCTTCCGCCGACTACCAGCGCCTCTACACCGAGTTCGGCATCACCCCCGAAGCGGTCGCCGAGGCCGCCCGCGACAGCATCCACGACACCCGGCAGGCACTGCGTCCCGGCGGCCACCAGCAGACCTCCGCCCCCGTCGGCGGCGGCACCGGCGATCGCCCTTAG
- a CDS encoding PRC-barrel domain containing protein: protein MSDNIWSYGAASGYQADSDLTGYKVDASDGHIGKVDKHSEDVGAAYLVVDTGVWIFGKSVLLPAGTVSGIDHDAKVVHVARTKAEIKDAPEFDKDKHTADADYHQQVGGYYDANATRG, encoded by the coding sequence ATGAGCGACAACATCTGGAGTTACGGGGCGGCTTCCGGCTATCAGGCGGACAGCGACCTGACCGGGTACAAGGTCGACGCGAGCGACGGCCACATCGGCAAGGTCGACAAGCACTCCGAGGACGTCGGCGCCGCCTACCTGGTGGTCGACACCGGGGTGTGGATCTTCGGCAAGTCGGTCCTGCTGCCGGCCGGGACGGTCTCCGGCATCGACCATGACGCCAAGGTCGTGCACGTCGCCCGGACGAAGGCTGAGATCAAGGACGCGCCGGAGTTCGACAAGGACAAGCACACAGCCGACGCGGACTACCACCAGCAGGTCGGCGGCTACTACGACGCGAACGCCACCCGCGGATAG
- a CDS encoding FAD-dependent monooxygenase, with protein sequence MAYRHEADGAVTARFADGRTASADLLVGADGVNSAVRRILLPDARVEDAGLRLVYGKIPLEGGSTRARVPSWVFDSIFTVVTGGPGHPHLGLGPVEFSTRPDQAGITHTPPVALSPFGDYVACMVGAPADHPAMPPFEELRDLAPSGLRDVALEVLGGDWHEDIHRLLSLWDADSLFPLRISTANPVPVWESGPVTLIGDAIHAMSPVLAMGANTAIRDAGELTRALSDAAGAGGSPVDGVRAYENRMTDYAFSIVADSRQTGQQRVGQR encoded by the coding sequence GTGGCCTACCGGCACGAGGCGGACGGGGCGGTCACGGCGCGCTTCGCCGACGGACGTACCGCGAGCGCCGACCTCCTGGTGGGTGCGGACGGCGTCAACTCGGCTGTACGCCGGATTCTGCTGCCTGACGCCCGAGTCGAGGATGCCGGCCTGCGGCTGGTCTACGGCAAGATCCCGCTTGAGGGCGGCAGCACCCGGGCACGCGTCCCCAGTTGGGTGTTCGACAGTATCTTCACCGTGGTCACCGGCGGCCCGGGGCACCCGCACCTGGGTCTGGGCCCGGTGGAGTTCAGCACCCGGCCCGATCAGGCCGGTATCACCCATACCCCGCCCGTGGCGCTGTCCCCGTTCGGCGACTATGTCGCCTGTATGGTCGGCGCCCCCGCCGACCACCCCGCGATGCCGCCTTTCGAGGAGCTGCGCGACCTCGCCCCCTCAGGACTGCGCGATGTCGCCCTGGAGGTGCTGGGCGGCGACTGGCACGAGGACATCCACCGGCTGCTGTCGCTGTGGGACGCTGATTCACTGTTCCCCCTGCGCATCTCCACCGCCAACCCCGTGCCGGTATGGGAGTCCGGCCCGGTCACGCTGATCGGCGACGCGATCCACGCGATGAGCCCGGTCCTGGCGATGGGTGCCAACACCGCCATTCGTGACGCCGGTGAACTCACTCGTGCCCTCTCCGACGCAGCCGGTGCGGGCGGTTCGCCGGTGGACGGAGTCCGCGCGTACGAGAACCGCATGACCGACTACGCCTTCTCGATCGTGGCCGACTCCCGGCAGACGGGACAGCAGCGAGTCGGGCAGCGCTAA